The following are from one region of the Colias croceus chromosome 4, ilColCroc2.1 genome:
- the LOC123691520 gene encoding armadillo segment polarity protein isoform X1, whose product MSYQIPSSQSRTMSHSNYGGSDVPMAPSKEQQTLMWQQNSYLVDSGINSGAATQVPSLTGKEDDEMEGDQLMFDLDQGFAQGFTQEQVDDMNQQLSQTRSQRVRAAMFPETLEEGIEIPSTQLDPAQPTAVQRLAEPSQMLKHAVVNLINYQDDADLATRAIPELIKLLNDEDQVVVSQAAMMVHQLSKKEASRHAIMNSPQMVAALVRAISNSNDLETTKGAVGTLHNLSHHRQGLLAIFKSGGIPALVKLLSSPVESVLFYAITTLHNLLLHQDGSKMAVRLAGGLQKMVALLQRNNVKFLAIVTDCLQILAYGNQESKLIILASQGPIELVRIMRSYDYEKLLWTTSRVLKVLSVCSSNKPAIVEAGGMQALAMHLGNPSGRLVQNCLWTLRNLSDAATKQVDGLENLLQSLVQVLASTDVNIVTCAAGILSNLTCNNQRNKVTVCQAGGVDALVRTVVSAGDREEITEPAVCALRHLTSRHVESEMAQNAVRLHYGLPVIVKLLQPPSRWPLVKAVVGLVRNLALCPANHAPLREHGAVHHLVRLLLRAFNDTQRQRSSVSGGGGTGGAYADGVRMEEIVEGAVGALHILARESLNRALIRQQNVIPIFVQLLFNEIENIQRVAAGVLCELAADKEGAEMIEAEGATAPLTELLHSRNEGVATYAAAVLFRMSEDKPHDYKKRLSMELTNSLFRDDHQMWPNDLAMQPDLQDMLGPEQGYEGLYGTRPSFHQQGYDQIPIDSMQGLEIGSGFGMDMDIGEGEGAAAAELAFPEPPHDNNNVAAWYDTDL is encoded by the exons ATGAGCTATCAGATACCATCATCACAGAGCCGCACAA TGTCGCATAGCAACTATGGTGGATCTGATGTGCCAATGGCTCCCAGCAAGGAGCAGCAGACCCTCATGTGGCAGCAGAACTCCTACTTGGTGGATTCTGGCATCAACTCTGGTGCCGCCACTCAG GTGCCATCACTTACTGGCAAGGAAGATGACGAGATGGAAGGCGATCAACTCATGTTTGATCTTGACCAGGGCTTTGCCCAAGGTTTTACCCAGGAACAAGTTGATG ACATGAACCAGCAGCTCTCGCAAACGCGCTCTCAGCGTGTGCGCGCGGCGATGTTCCCCGAAACACTGGAGGAGGGCATCGAGATCCCCTCCACACAGCTGGACCCAGCACAACCCACTGCTGTTCAACGCTTGGCTGAGCCCTCGCAGATGCTCAAACATGCTGTTGTGAACTTGATTAATTATCAAGACGATGCTGATCTTGCTACCAG GGCTATCCCTGAGTTGATCAAGCTCTTGAACGATGAAGACCAAGTAGTAGTCTCTCAAGCTGCTATGATGGTGCATCAGCTCTCTAAGAAAGAAGCTTCCCGACATGCGATCATGAACTCGCCACAGATGGTCGCCGCTTTAGTGCGAGCAATTTCCAACAGCAATGATCTCGAAACCACTAAGGGAGCTGTTGGAACTTTGCATAACTTGTCTCACCACAGACAAGGGTTGCTCGCTATCTTCAAGAGTGGAGGCATTCCCGCTCTGGTGAAACTACTGAGCTCTCCTGTTGAGTCTGTGCTCTTCTACGCGATCACAACTCTCCATAATTTATTGCTGCATCAAGACGGATCGAAAATGGCCGTTCGCCTTGCTGGAGGGCTTCAAAAGATGGTTGCGCTATTGCAGAGAAACAATGTGAAGTTCCTCGCGATTGTCACTGATTGTCTTCAGATCCTCGCGTATGGAAATCAAGAGTCGAAACTTATCATACTCGCTTCTCAAGGTCCGATCGAATTGGTGCGAATCATGCGCTCGTACGATTACGAAAAGTTGTTGTGGACTACATCTCGTGTACTTAAG gtgTTGTCAGTGTGCTCAAGCAACAAGCCAGCTATTGTGGAAGCCGGTGGTATGCAGGCTCTTGCTATGCACCTTGGTAACCCAAGTGGCCGTCTCGTCCAGAACTGCCTCTGGACTCTGAGGAATCTTTCTGATGCTGCTACCAAG caGGTGGATGGTCTTGAAAATCTGCTCCAAAGCCTTGTGCAAGTGTTGGCTTCAACTGATGTTAACATTGTTACTTGTGCTGCTGGCATACTTTCCAACTTGACTTGCAACAACCAACGTAACAAG GTGACAGTATGCCAAGCGGGCGGCGTGGACGCACTCGTCCGTACCGTGGTCTCGGCCGGCGATCGCGAAGAGATCACAGAACCCGCGGTGTGTGCCCTGCGGCACCTCACCTCGCGCCACGTGGAGAGCGAGATGGCGCAGAACGCGGTGCGCCTGCACTACGGGCTGCCG GTGATAGTGAAGCTGCTGCAGCCGCCGTCGCGCTGGCCGCTGGTGAAGGCGGTGGTGGGGCTGGTGCGCAACCTGGCGCTGTGCCCGGCCAACCACGCGCCGCTGCGCGAGCACGGCGCCGTGCACCACCTCGTGCGCCTGCTGCTGCGCGCCTTCAACGACACGCAGCGG CAACGCTCATCAGTATCGGGCGGCGGAGGTACGGGCGGCGCGTACGCAGACGGCGTGCGTATGGAAGAGATAGTGGAGGGGGCTGTGGGAGCACTGCATATACTGGCCCGTGAGAGCCTCAACCGTGCGCTGATACGTCAGCAGAACGTCATACCGATATTCGTGCAACTGCTGTTCAACGAGATTGAGAATATACAG CGTGTGGCCGCTGGAGTGCTTTGTGAGCTGGCTGCAGATAAAGAAGGTGCTGAGATGATAGAAGCTGAAGGTGCCACCGCTCCACTCACAGAACTGCTGCATTCTCGGAATGAAG GCGTAGCGACGTACGCGGCGGCGGTGCTGTTCCGCATGTCGGAGGACAAGCCGCACGACTACAAGAAGCGGCTGTCCATGGAGCTCACCAACTCGCTGTTCCGCGACGACCACCAGATGTGGCCCAACGATCTCGCCATGCAGCCCGATTTGCAG GACATGCTCGGGCCTGAGCAAGGCTATGAAGGATTGTATGGTACGAGGCCATCATTCCATCAACAAG GCTACGACCAAATACCGATAGACTCGATGCAGGGGCTGGAGATCGGCAGCGGGTTCGGCATGGACATGGACATCGGGGAGGGTGAAGGGGCCGCTGCTGCCGAGTTAGCGTTCCCCGAGCCGCCgcatgataataataatgtggCTGCGTGGTACGATACTGATTTGTAG
- the LOC123691520 gene encoding armadillo segment polarity protein isoform X2 — protein MSYQIPSSQSRTMSHSNYGGSDVPMAPSKEQQTLMWQQNSYLVDSGINSGAATQVPSLTGKEDDEMEGDQLMFDLDQGFAQGFTQEQVDDMNQQLSQTRSQRVRAAMFPETLEEGIEIPSTQLDPAQPTAVQRLAEPSQMLKHAVVNLINYQDDADLATRAIPELIKLLNDEDQVVVSQAAMMVHQLSKKEASRHAIMNSPQMVAALVRAISNSNDLETTKGAVGTLHNLSHHRQGLLAIFKSGGIPALVKLLSSPVESVLFYAITTLHNLLLHQDGSKMAVRLAGGLQKMVALLQRNNVKFLAIVTDCLQILAYGNQESKLIILASQGPIELVRIMRSYDYEKLLWTTSRVLKVLSVCSSNKPAIVEAGGMQALAMHLGNPSGRLVQNCLWTLRNLSDAATKVDGLENLLQSLVQVLASTDVNIVTCAAGILSNLTCNNQRNKVTVCQAGGVDALVRTVVSAGDREEITEPAVCALRHLTSRHVESEMAQNAVRLHYGLPVIVKLLQPPSRWPLVKAVVGLVRNLALCPANHAPLREHGAVHHLVRLLLRAFNDTQRQRSSVSGGGGTGGAYADGVRMEEIVEGAVGALHILARESLNRALIRQQNVIPIFVQLLFNEIENIQRVAAGVLCELAADKEGAEMIEAEGATAPLTELLHSRNEGVATYAAAVLFRMSEDKPHDYKKRLSMELTNSLFRDDHQMWPNDLAMQPDLQDMLGPEQGYEGLYGTRPSFHQQGYDQIPIDSMQGLEIGSGFGMDMDIGEGEGAAAAELAFPEPPHDNNNVAAWYDTDL, from the exons ATGAGCTATCAGATACCATCATCACAGAGCCGCACAA TGTCGCATAGCAACTATGGTGGATCTGATGTGCCAATGGCTCCCAGCAAGGAGCAGCAGACCCTCATGTGGCAGCAGAACTCCTACTTGGTGGATTCTGGCATCAACTCTGGTGCCGCCACTCAG GTGCCATCACTTACTGGCAAGGAAGATGACGAGATGGAAGGCGATCAACTCATGTTTGATCTTGACCAGGGCTTTGCCCAAGGTTTTACCCAGGAACAAGTTGATG ACATGAACCAGCAGCTCTCGCAAACGCGCTCTCAGCGTGTGCGCGCGGCGATGTTCCCCGAAACACTGGAGGAGGGCATCGAGATCCCCTCCACACAGCTGGACCCAGCACAACCCACTGCTGTTCAACGCTTGGCTGAGCCCTCGCAGATGCTCAAACATGCTGTTGTGAACTTGATTAATTATCAAGACGATGCTGATCTTGCTACCAG GGCTATCCCTGAGTTGATCAAGCTCTTGAACGATGAAGACCAAGTAGTAGTCTCTCAAGCTGCTATGATGGTGCATCAGCTCTCTAAGAAAGAAGCTTCCCGACATGCGATCATGAACTCGCCACAGATGGTCGCCGCTTTAGTGCGAGCAATTTCCAACAGCAATGATCTCGAAACCACTAAGGGAGCTGTTGGAACTTTGCATAACTTGTCTCACCACAGACAAGGGTTGCTCGCTATCTTCAAGAGTGGAGGCATTCCCGCTCTGGTGAAACTACTGAGCTCTCCTGTTGAGTCTGTGCTCTTCTACGCGATCACAACTCTCCATAATTTATTGCTGCATCAAGACGGATCGAAAATGGCCGTTCGCCTTGCTGGAGGGCTTCAAAAGATGGTTGCGCTATTGCAGAGAAACAATGTGAAGTTCCTCGCGATTGTCACTGATTGTCTTCAGATCCTCGCGTATGGAAATCAAGAGTCGAAACTTATCATACTCGCTTCTCAAGGTCCGATCGAATTGGTGCGAATCATGCGCTCGTACGATTACGAAAAGTTGTTGTGGACTACATCTCGTGTACTTAAG gtgTTGTCAGTGTGCTCAAGCAACAAGCCAGCTATTGTGGAAGCCGGTGGTATGCAGGCTCTTGCTATGCACCTTGGTAACCCAAGTGGCCGTCTCGTCCAGAACTGCCTCTGGACTCTGAGGAATCTTTCTGATGCTGCTACCAAG GTGGATGGTCTTGAAAATCTGCTCCAAAGCCTTGTGCAAGTGTTGGCTTCAACTGATGTTAACATTGTTACTTGTGCTGCTGGCATACTTTCCAACTTGACTTGCAACAACCAACGTAACAAG GTGACAGTATGCCAAGCGGGCGGCGTGGACGCACTCGTCCGTACCGTGGTCTCGGCCGGCGATCGCGAAGAGATCACAGAACCCGCGGTGTGTGCCCTGCGGCACCTCACCTCGCGCCACGTGGAGAGCGAGATGGCGCAGAACGCGGTGCGCCTGCACTACGGGCTGCCG GTGATAGTGAAGCTGCTGCAGCCGCCGTCGCGCTGGCCGCTGGTGAAGGCGGTGGTGGGGCTGGTGCGCAACCTGGCGCTGTGCCCGGCCAACCACGCGCCGCTGCGCGAGCACGGCGCCGTGCACCACCTCGTGCGCCTGCTGCTGCGCGCCTTCAACGACACGCAGCGG CAACGCTCATCAGTATCGGGCGGCGGAGGTACGGGCGGCGCGTACGCAGACGGCGTGCGTATGGAAGAGATAGTGGAGGGGGCTGTGGGAGCACTGCATATACTGGCCCGTGAGAGCCTCAACCGTGCGCTGATACGTCAGCAGAACGTCATACCGATATTCGTGCAACTGCTGTTCAACGAGATTGAGAATATACAG CGTGTGGCCGCTGGAGTGCTTTGTGAGCTGGCTGCAGATAAAGAAGGTGCTGAGATGATAGAAGCTGAAGGTGCCACCGCTCCACTCACAGAACTGCTGCATTCTCGGAATGAAG GCGTAGCGACGTACGCGGCGGCGGTGCTGTTCCGCATGTCGGAGGACAAGCCGCACGACTACAAGAAGCGGCTGTCCATGGAGCTCACCAACTCGCTGTTCCGCGACGACCACCAGATGTGGCCCAACGATCTCGCCATGCAGCCCGATTTGCAG GACATGCTCGGGCCTGAGCAAGGCTATGAAGGATTGTATGGTACGAGGCCATCATTCCATCAACAAG GCTACGACCAAATACCGATAGACTCGATGCAGGGGCTGGAGATCGGCAGCGGGTTCGGCATGGACATGGACATCGGGGAGGGTGAAGGGGCCGCTGCTGCCGAGTTAGCGTTCCCCGAGCCGCCgcatgataataataatgtggCTGCGTGGTACGATACTGATTTGTAG
- the LOC123690966 gene encoding uncharacterized protein LOC123690966, which produces MASSLFNISTYSRFNLSDSESDIAVFVKEYGYRIKKQLDHEQMGGRSSFTSFVEKNIKPPNLTWIDENYDKFIRDTPNECLASLSYLSEYGYITSMEYAPDGEGIVVGHSSGLIQMRHGSTGAVLCTLRSIQFPPKPVYAIEYSRVEERVCYAACTDGAVYRIEIPNLVASTEDPPQYCIRADPALEYLNTQYYGAPGISSSAVPFITQRSPALSLGLCADEAKLIVGYADGSIKVYDMETQEAETTYKVHKLRLQFIPKKLQRMHFGQVCAVRCHDERPCVFASAAWDKTLRIWDTRCQVGCVTTFEGVDVCSDSIDLNRDHCMVGSWQPTEALTVWDIVARKRLNIIRVQNRRPDIDGEYIYACRYWRSMQYNRKGKYGIIGGSGTNCVEVINLHNRYITCSYPAAGSILAVTSFEERIAFGGTAPVLNIVTFHDPKHEKHKTEAEEEYEYTKTERWFPDTDSDTTECMPNIDPSTISRPAVSSISQHVE; this is translated from the exons ATGGCatcaagtttatttaatatatctaCGTACAGCCGATTTAATTTATCAGATAGTGAATCAGATATAGCGGTGTTTGTCAAAGAATATGGATATCGTATTAAAAAGCAACTTGACCATGAGCAAATGGGAGGAAGATCGTCGTTCACTTCTTTCGTTGAAAAAAACATCAAGCCACCAAACCTAACATGGATTGATGAGaattatgataaatttataagagATACACCAAACGAATGCTTGGCGAGCCTGAGTTATTTATCTGAGTATGGATATATTACATCGATGGAGTATGCGCCGGATGGTGAGGGAATTGTTGTCGGACATTCTTCTGGGCTTATTCAG atGCGACATGGCAGCACTGGCGCGGTACTATGTACGCTCCGGAGCATCCAGTTCCCGCCAAAGCCTGTGTATGCGATTGAGTACAGCCGTGTGGAAGAACGAGTTTGCTACGCTGCGTGCACAGATGGCGCTGTTTATAGAATTGAGATTCCGAAT CTGGTGGCATCCACAGAAGATCCGCCGCAATATTGTATCCGAGCGGACCCCGCTCTCGAGTATTtaaatacacaatattatgGTGCACCCGGTATTTCTTCCTCCGCCGTGCCTTTTATTACAC AGAGATCGCCAGCTCTATCGTTGGGGTTATGTGCTGACGAAGCGAAGCTTATTGTCGGATATGCTGACGGATCAATAAAAGTATACGACATGGAGACTCAAGAG GCTGAAACAACGTACAAAGTGCACAAACTGCGCTTACAGTTCATACCAAAGAAACTGCAACGCATGCACTTTGGCCAAGTGTGTGCGGTGCGGTGCCATGACGAGAGACCGTGTGTCTTCGCTAGTGCAGCTTGGGATAAGACGTTGAGA ATTTGGGATACTAGATGCCAAGTTGGCTGCGTTACAACATTTGAAGGAGTCGACGTGTGCAGCGACAGCATTGATTTGAAT AGGGATCACTGCATGGTTGGCAGCTGGCAGCCGACAGAAGCTCTCACAGTATGGGACATTGTAGCAAGGAAACGGCTCAACATAATCCGAGTGCAGAACCGAAGACCAGATATCGATGGTGAATATATTTACGCCTGCCGTTATTGGAGGTCGATGCAG TACAATCGCAAGGGTAAATACGGTATTATTGGTGGCAGTGGAACCAACTGCGTCGAAGTAATCAACCTCCACAATCGATACATCACTTGCTCCTACCCAGCTGCCGGCTCGATATTAGCTGTAACTAGCTTCGAGGAACGAATTGCATTCGGCGGCACAGCTCCTGTCTTGAACATTGTCACATTCCACGATCCGAAACACGAGAAACATAAGACTGAAGCTGAAGAAGAGTACGAGTATACGAAAACGGAACGGTGGTTTCCAGATACGGATTCTGATACAACTGAATGTATGCCCAACATCGATCCATCCACCATTAGTCGCCCTGCAGTATCATCTATAAGTCAGCACGTTGAataa
- the LOC123691520 gene encoding armadillo segment polarity protein isoform X3 produces MSYQIPSSQSRTMSHSNYGGSDVPMAPSKEQQTLMWQQNSYLVDSGINSGAATQVPSLTGKEDDEMEGDQLMFDLDQGFAQGFTQEQVDDMNQQLSQTRSQRVRAAMFPETLEEGIEIPSTQLDPAQPTAVQRLAEPSQMLKHAVVNLINYQDDADLATRAIPELIKLLNDEDQVVVSQAAMMVHQLSKKEASRHAIMNSPQMVAALVRAISNSNDLETTKGAVGTLHNLSHHRQGLLAIFKSGGIPALVKLLSSPVESVLFYAITTLHNLLLHQDGSKMAVRLAGGLQKMVALLQRNNVKFLAIVTDCLQILAYGNQESKLIILASQGPIELVRIMRSYDYEKLLWTTSRVLKVLSVCSSNKPAIVEAGGMQALAMHLGNPSGRLVQNCLWTLRNLSDAATKQVDGLENLLQSLVQVLASTDVNIVTCAAGILSNLTCNNQRNKVTVCQAGGVDALVRTVVSAGDREEITEPAVCALRHLTSRHVESEMAQNAVRLHYGLPVIVKLLQPPSRWPLVKAVVGLVRNLALCPANHAPLREHGAVHHLVRLLLRAFNDTQRQRSSVSGGGGTGGAYADGVRMEEIVEGAVGALHILARESLNRALIRQQNVIPIFVQLLFNEIENIQRVAAGVLCELAADKEGAEMIEAEGATAPLTELLHSRNEGVATYAAAVLFRMSEDKPHDYKKRLSMELTNSLFRDDHQMWPNDLAMQPDLQDMLGPEQGYEGLYGTRPSFHQQA; encoded by the exons ATGAGCTATCAGATACCATCATCACAGAGCCGCACAA TGTCGCATAGCAACTATGGTGGATCTGATGTGCCAATGGCTCCCAGCAAGGAGCAGCAGACCCTCATGTGGCAGCAGAACTCCTACTTGGTGGATTCTGGCATCAACTCTGGTGCCGCCACTCAG GTGCCATCACTTACTGGCAAGGAAGATGACGAGATGGAAGGCGATCAACTCATGTTTGATCTTGACCAGGGCTTTGCCCAAGGTTTTACCCAGGAACAAGTTGATG ACATGAACCAGCAGCTCTCGCAAACGCGCTCTCAGCGTGTGCGCGCGGCGATGTTCCCCGAAACACTGGAGGAGGGCATCGAGATCCCCTCCACACAGCTGGACCCAGCACAACCCACTGCTGTTCAACGCTTGGCTGAGCCCTCGCAGATGCTCAAACATGCTGTTGTGAACTTGATTAATTATCAAGACGATGCTGATCTTGCTACCAG GGCTATCCCTGAGTTGATCAAGCTCTTGAACGATGAAGACCAAGTAGTAGTCTCTCAAGCTGCTATGATGGTGCATCAGCTCTCTAAGAAAGAAGCTTCCCGACATGCGATCATGAACTCGCCACAGATGGTCGCCGCTTTAGTGCGAGCAATTTCCAACAGCAATGATCTCGAAACCACTAAGGGAGCTGTTGGAACTTTGCATAACTTGTCTCACCACAGACAAGGGTTGCTCGCTATCTTCAAGAGTGGAGGCATTCCCGCTCTGGTGAAACTACTGAGCTCTCCTGTTGAGTCTGTGCTCTTCTACGCGATCACAACTCTCCATAATTTATTGCTGCATCAAGACGGATCGAAAATGGCCGTTCGCCTTGCTGGAGGGCTTCAAAAGATGGTTGCGCTATTGCAGAGAAACAATGTGAAGTTCCTCGCGATTGTCACTGATTGTCTTCAGATCCTCGCGTATGGAAATCAAGAGTCGAAACTTATCATACTCGCTTCTCAAGGTCCGATCGAATTGGTGCGAATCATGCGCTCGTACGATTACGAAAAGTTGTTGTGGACTACATCTCGTGTACTTAAG gtgTTGTCAGTGTGCTCAAGCAACAAGCCAGCTATTGTGGAAGCCGGTGGTATGCAGGCTCTTGCTATGCACCTTGGTAACCCAAGTGGCCGTCTCGTCCAGAACTGCCTCTGGACTCTGAGGAATCTTTCTGATGCTGCTACCAAG caGGTGGATGGTCTTGAAAATCTGCTCCAAAGCCTTGTGCAAGTGTTGGCTTCAACTGATGTTAACATTGTTACTTGTGCTGCTGGCATACTTTCCAACTTGACTTGCAACAACCAACGTAACAAG GTGACAGTATGCCAAGCGGGCGGCGTGGACGCACTCGTCCGTACCGTGGTCTCGGCCGGCGATCGCGAAGAGATCACAGAACCCGCGGTGTGTGCCCTGCGGCACCTCACCTCGCGCCACGTGGAGAGCGAGATGGCGCAGAACGCGGTGCGCCTGCACTACGGGCTGCCG GTGATAGTGAAGCTGCTGCAGCCGCCGTCGCGCTGGCCGCTGGTGAAGGCGGTGGTGGGGCTGGTGCGCAACCTGGCGCTGTGCCCGGCCAACCACGCGCCGCTGCGCGAGCACGGCGCCGTGCACCACCTCGTGCGCCTGCTGCTGCGCGCCTTCAACGACACGCAGCGG CAACGCTCATCAGTATCGGGCGGCGGAGGTACGGGCGGCGCGTACGCAGACGGCGTGCGTATGGAAGAGATAGTGGAGGGGGCTGTGGGAGCACTGCATATACTGGCCCGTGAGAGCCTCAACCGTGCGCTGATACGTCAGCAGAACGTCATACCGATATTCGTGCAACTGCTGTTCAACGAGATTGAGAATATACAG CGTGTGGCCGCTGGAGTGCTTTGTGAGCTGGCTGCAGATAAAGAAGGTGCTGAGATGATAGAAGCTGAAGGTGCCACCGCTCCACTCACAGAACTGCTGCATTCTCGGAATGAAG GCGTAGCGACGTACGCGGCGGCGGTGCTGTTCCGCATGTCGGAGGACAAGCCGCACGACTACAAGAAGCGGCTGTCCATGGAGCTCACCAACTCGCTGTTCCGCGACGACCACCAGATGTGGCCCAACGATCTCGCCATGCAGCCCGATTTGCAG GACATGCTCGGGCCTGAGCAAGGCTATGAAGGATTGTATGGTACGAGGCCATCATTCCATCAACAAG CCTAA